The proteins below come from a single Aegilops tauschii subsp. strangulata cultivar AL8/78 chromosome 6, Aet v6.0, whole genome shotgun sequence genomic window:
- the LOC109781278 gene encoding probable metal-nicotianamine transporter YSL14, translating to MATRTTAHGAAGDDEVAEAAGPTLRHRHGHAGKGAGEAANGGASPEDASVEQVFADKAVPSWREQLTLRALVVSALLAVMFSVIVMKLNLTTGIIPSLNVSAGLLGFFFVRLWTNAFERMGLVGHPFTRQENTVIQTCVVSAYGIAFSGGFGSYLFGMSDTIAKQATEANDPWNIKEPHLGWMIGFLFLVSFIGIFALVPMRKIMIVDYKLTYPSGTATAYLINGFHTPEGAKLAKKQVKILGRYFMVSFFWGFFQWFFSGGDDCGFKNFPTLGLEAYKNRFYFDFSPTYIGVGMICPHIVNVSVMLGGIISWGIMWPLIGKKKGSWYPASLPESSLHGLQAYRVFISIALILGDGLYNFVKVLIRTIAGFISMVHKNSKAMLPVSDNGSPTAEAMSFDDERRTELFLKDQIPMAVAYGGYAVVASISIGTLPQIFPQLKWYYILVAYVVAPVLAFCNAYGSGLTDWSLASTYGKLAIFVFGAWAGLANGGVLVGLAACGVMMSIVSTASDLMQDFKTGYLTLASPKSMFISQVIGTSMGCVISPCVFWLFYKAFSDIGISGSEYPAPYAIVYRNMAILGVDGFNTLPKNCLTLCYIFFAAAIAINLIRDLTPHKFSRFIPLPMAMAIPFYIGSYFAIDMFLGSFILFVWEKVNKAKADAFGPAVASGLICGDGIWTLPQSILALAKVNPPICMKFLTRGDNVKVDKFLGG from the exons ATGGCCACGCGCACCACCGCCCACGGCGCCGCCGGGGACGACgaggtggcggaggcggcgggccCCACGCTCCGCCACCGCCACGGCCACGCGGGCAAGGGCGCGGGGGAGGCCGCCAATGGCGGCGCCAGCCCCGAGGACGCCTCGGTGGAGCAGGTGTTCGCGGACAAGGCGGTGCCGTCGTGGAGGGAGCAGCTGACGCTGCGGGCCTTGGTCGTCAGCGCGCTGCTCGCCGTCatgttcagcgtcatcgtcatgAAGCTCAACCTCACCACGGGGATCATCCCCTCGCTCAACGTCTCCGCGGGGCTGCTCGGCTTCTTCTTCGTCCGCCTCTGGACCAACGCCTTCGAGCGGATGGGCCTCGTCGGCCACCCCTTCACCCGCCAGGAGAACACCGTCATCCAGACCTGCGTCGTCTCCGCCTACGGCATCGCCTTCAGCG GTGGGTTTGGCAGTTATCTATTCGGAATGAGTGACACAATAGCTAAGCAAGCAACGGAGGCTAATGATCCTTGGAACATCAAGGAACCTCACCTCGGATGGATGATAGGCTTTCTTTTCCTCGTCAGCTTTATTGGGATTTTTGCACTTGTGCCCATGAGAAAA ATCATGATTGTCGACTACAAGCTGACCTATCCAAGTGGCACAGCAACTGCTTATCTCATCAATGGTTTTCACACACCTGAGGGCGCCAAGCTTGCAAA GAAGCAAGTGAAGATACTGGGCAGGTACTTTATGGTGAGCTTTTTCTGGGGCTTTTTCCAATGGTTCTTCAGTGGTGGCGATGACTGCGGTTTCAAGAACTTCCCAACATTAGGCCTTGAAGCTTACAAGAATAG gttctactttgatttctCTCCTACATATATTGGGGTTGGCATGATCTGCCCACACATCGTGAATGTGTCTGTTATGCTAGGAGGTATCATCTCGTGGGGTATAATGTGGCCTCTCATTGGCAAGAAAAAAGGGAGTTGGTACCCTGCTTCTCTCCCAGAATCTAGTCTTCATGGGCTGCAGGCTTACAGG GTCTTTATATCCATTGCTTTGATTCTTGGGGATGGATTGTATAACTTCGTCAAGGTGCTTATCCGCACAATTGCCGGCTTCATATCAATGGTTCATAAAAATTCGAAAGCCATGCTTCCTGTTTCAGACAATGGCAGCCCCACCGCTGAAGCTATGTCCTTTGATGATGAGCGTCGCACTGAACTATTCCTGAAAGATCAAATCCCCATGGCAGTTGCATATGGAGGCTATGCCGTAGTTGCTTCTATATCTATCGGCACACTTCCTCAGATCTTCCCGCAGCTCAAGTGGTACTACATTTTAGTTGCCTATGTGGTGGCACCTGTCCTGGCCTTCTGCAATGCCTACGGAAGTGGGCTCACTGATTGGTCCCTTGCCTCCACCTATGGCAAGCTTGCTATCTTCGTCTTCGGTGCATGGGCTGGCCTTGCCAATGGCGGTGTGCTTGTAGGACTTGCCGCGTGTGGTGTGATGATGAGCATCGTGTCAACTGCCTCTGACCTGATGCAAGACTTCAAGACTGGTTACTTGACTTTGGCATCACCAAAGTCCATGTTTATCAGCCAGGTGATAGGCACATCAATGGGTTGTGTCATTTCCCCCTGTGTCTTCTGGCTGTTCTACAAGGCCTTCAGTGACATCGGCATAAGCGGCAGCGAATACCCAGCACCTTATGCCATTGTGTACCGAAACATGGCGATATTGGGTGTGGATGGCTTcaacacgcttccgaagaactgCCTGACTCTCTGCTACATCTTCTTCGCCGCGGCTATTGCCATCAACCTGATAAGAGACTTGACACCGCACAAGTTTTCGAGGTTCATCCCGCTCCCTATGGCAATGGCCATACCTTTCTACATAGGGTCATACTTTGCGATCGACATGTTCCTGGGCAGCTTCATACTCTTTGTGTGGGAGAAGGTGAACAAGGCAAAAGCAGATGCCTTCGGACCTGCTGTCGCTTCAGGGTTGATTTGTGGGGACGGGATCTGGACCCTGCCTCAGTCCATTCTTGCCCTTGCCAAGGTGAATCCTCCCATTTGCATGAAGTTCTTGACAAGAGGAGACAATGTCAAAGTGGACAAATTCCTTGGTGGCTAG